A window of Amia ocellicauda isolate fAmiCal2 chromosome 20, fAmiCal2.hap1, whole genome shotgun sequence genomic DNA:
GCTCAGCGTGGGGGGGGGCACtccatcaccccccccccccccccgaggaAAACCCGCCCCCTGGAACGATCAGTTACTTTACTTTTCTTACTTCCCAATGAAGTGTAGTTTCAGCTGGAGTTGTCACCCCAGTGTTGTTGCCCTCCTGCCCCGCACCACGCCAgctgccccccgcccccccgctCATCACTGGGCGGAATGCTGAAGGTCTTGTTGTCAAGGAAACCAGCCTGCGTGCCGTGTGTCTAACCCTGACGCTGTCTTCCTCCCGCCAGGACGTCCGGAGAAGCAACGTacatacacactacacacatacatacacacacacacacgcagacagacagacacacgctcacacacgcatacataccCACTCATGGACACACGCATACACGGACACGcaagcacagacacacgctCGCctacacacggacacacacacgcacacacacacacactcactgacagacagacagacactcactcacacagacacacacatgcacgcacacaccgagacgcacactcatgcacacagcaGCCTGAATCCATTCACGCAGCCGTCGGATCCGtctggatttgtttttatttcagctgtaggCTCTTGGCCCTGATTGAGAGTCTGTAGGACCCCCCCACTCAGAGTGAGgcagtgaaaagtgaaaaccaGGCCGGTCAGACGGGGGTTGTGCGTCTGCACAGTGGTGGTGCTCACACCTGGTCACAGTGTTGACTGAGGGCCTTAGGCTCGGTGTGGCTCTCTGTGGGGCCCTCCAGGAACAGGTGTGAGGACAGCTCTCGGGTGATGGGACAGCGCTTGTTTATTCATAGACTGATCTGATTTGGTGTATTGACTGGTCTGTGCTATGCCAAATGGCTGTGGGTTAcaaaaacaatgtgtgtgtgtgcgtctgtgtgtgtgtctgtcagtgtagtgtagtccTGGGGGGATGGGAGGGGTTTAGGCTGACATTGCATTTCAAGAGTCTTCATGTGTTTTCCTTGCGATCTGCTGCACACACTGATCTCCGACCCCCTGCTGTCACTCTGGGCCTCCGTGTGTGTCTGTAGCCCCTCTGGAGACCCCAGCCTTGCAGTGTTAACTGGAGAGGACTTGTGTGTCTTGACTGAAGAGgctttagttatttatttaatctcgcCGTGGCCTTTCCCAGAATCAGAGGCACACCGGAGCTGCTCCTGGAGCGGCTCGGTCGAGTGCTTTATTGCACGCCTGGTTTACAGATTGGTCACTGCGATGCTCTTTGCAGTTTAAACTCaaggaaaataatgtattgcttattgtgtgtgagagtgagggaGTGTCTGGTTTCgatgagagagtgtgtgtgtgtgtgtggtggggcgGGGCGGGGGGGTTTTGTGCAAAAGCATGCAGATGGGGTGGGACATCCGTACAGGTCCTGATCTCTGTGGGGGGGGTATTGTGGAGAGATCTGCAGACAGGAAGCGGCTGCTCAGCGGGTCCAGGCCCCCTCGGGTTCTCGGGTCTGCGGCTCCGCAACCCGGTGTATTGTTTCCCCCTCCGATAAATAATTAAGAGTCGTTTAGCAGGAGCTTTTATCCACCACAACTGACGGAGAGCCGAGTCCCTGGAGCCGCTTGGGTGCCGTGCGCTGGCGTGGACGGACGTGGACGGACACGGGCGCCACTGTGCGTCCATCTGAGGGTCTCATTTGCACAATCATAATCACAATCCTAGCAATGGAGATTGTTTATTAGTCAGCCATGTTGGATGTATGGAAGCACAAACAACCCTTGTGTGAGAGACAGTCATAGTGTGAAGCTCTGATGTGTGGTGCAATAGCCCGTGATGGAGTGAGTGATTGCACTGGGGCGTGTGCGTGTGCTAATGCAAcagattgctgctgctgctgctgtccttgctgtgctctgtgattaaagcccttctctctcctctccctcctctgtGTCGGATCGCCCTGCAGACAGAGGTAAAGCACCACGGGGGCCCAGGCTGGTCTCCGGcatgctgtgtgtgactgtgggtGTGCGACTCGGTCTGTGTGTCTTTAACGCGTCTTGTCCTCTCCAGTGTCCTCCTGTGGTGGCAGCGGTGTTTGGCCTGCTCTGTTGGGTTGACGTGTTGTTCTTGCATGATGATGGCTgggtctctcctctctctctctctctgtctgtctgtctcctgtTAGTATGTTcttgtttgtctctctctctccttgtgtTTCTGTAGAGACTTGGTGTGTTTTAATCCCCGCGCCTCTTTGTAAGTGACGtttgtgaaataaatacaatcgaTCAATTGGCAAACTTCACTGAGACTGTCAGTCGCTTTTCCCCTTACTCCCTAGAGGCTGTCAGGTATGTTTTATAGGGGGTGGAGGGTGAAAGGGGGTATGTCTGTTGTCCTCCCTGGACCCGGGGTGTCTCTGGACGGTGCAGGACGGTCCAGTGGGAGGAGGCAACGCAGCGTGGCAGTCGAACGCAGTGTCTCGCCCCCTCCCCGGCGCGTTGGTGTCTGGACTCGCGCCTCCGTAGCGATGTGCAGTTCCCAAATGATTTGTTCGTTCTGGTTCACATCGATCTAACTGATCCCGATTCTTGTCATTGAATCAGTGAATCAAATTAACGAATTGAATCAATTATCCAAACTTAACCGAATCAAAAGAATCGAGTCTAAATAATGGAACTGCCCATCACTATGTGTCAGTCCTGTGGTTCTGTAGGGGGCGGTTTGGTTTGGGTTTGGGTTTTGCATTAGGAGTGAGTACAGCAGGCCTAACCAAAGAGAGGGAGGACGAAAGGGTGAGGGGACCCAGAGGAGAGGACAGTCTCAGATAGATGTGTAGGTCTGCTCTGGATTTGGGGTCTGCTGGCGCGGGCCTCACTGTGTCCCCCGCTGTCTCGCTGCCCCCACAGAAGCTGTCCCAGGAGCGGGAGAGGTTCGCGGACGAGGACAGCATCTTCTACAAGCTGGGGGAGTGCGGCCTGATCTCCTTCTCCGACTACATCTTCCTGACCACTGTGCTGTCCAGTAAGTCTGCCGGCTCCGTGGAGGGATGCcctgtcttttatttttcttctttgagGGAAGGGCTGGGGGTGGGAGGTAGTGCCATTTGGGTATCCAGGGTGTAGGGGGGGTGTGGTGCTGCCAGCCTGACCGTGCTCTCTGCCCCGCAGCTCCACAGAGGAACTTTGAGATTGCCTTCAAGATGTTCGACCTGAACGGGGATGGAGAGGTGGACATGGAGGAGTTCGAGCAGGTGGGTCGGGAGTGGGGGGACGACGACAGATTGACGGACAGATCCAGCAGAGAtcgagagagacacacagagggacagagacagacgcagagagagagagacatacagagggacagagacagacgcagagagagagagacatacagagggacagagacacacagagagagacacagagggacCGAGAGAGGCCAAGGCCCAGAGGTGGCCCAAGCGCTGCTGCTCggtgtgtggtgtggtgtgtgacGCGGTTGTCCCGACGCAGGTCCAGAGCATCATCCGGTCCCAGACCAGCATGGGCATGCGGCACCGCGACCGCTCCACCACCGGCAACACGCTGAAGACCGGCTTCAGCTCGGCGCTCACCACGTACTTCTTCGGGGCCGACCTGAAGGGCAAACTGACCATCCAGAGCTTCCTGGAGTTCCAGAGGAAGCTGCAGCACGACGTGCTCAAGCTGGAGGTGAGGAGGGGCTGGGCGAGTGCCTGTGCGTGTGCCGGTGTGTAGTTGGCTGTACTGAACCTACTCTCACTCTCCTCCCGCCGCAGTTCGAGCGCAACGACCCAACCGAGGGCCACATCACGGAGCGCCAGTTCGGCAGCATGCTCCTGGCCTACAGCGGGGTGCAGTCCCGCAAGCTCACGCACATGCTGAAGAACCTGAAGAAGCAGTTCAAGGATGGTCCGGTACGCAGCCTCACGCCCCCGCCACACCCTGCGCGAGCCCTGCCCCAACGAGAGGAAGCGCAGTGGCGGCGGCCTGTCTGTCTGCGGGGCCTCATCAGAGCTCTGTCGCTGTTCTCTGGCCCAGTTTATCCTTTtggtgtgagagagtgtgagaatAGGCACACAAGCCATTCTGATGAGGAAACGCTTCTCTGTTTTCGTGTGCTGCGTGTCTCCCACACTCCCTGCGGCGCACTGTCACCGTCTCTTTACTCCCCCCTCACTCCCCATCTcacccattctctctctctctctctagggcATTACCTTTGAGGAGGTGGAGAATTTCTTCACCTTCCTGAAGAACGTGAACGACGTGGACACCGCGCTGAGCTTCTACCACATGGCTGGGGCCTCCATTGACAAAGGTCCGCCTGCGGTGCGGGACGCTCAACACCGGCACTGTCGCCCCccccagacagacacactctGATCTCAGACAGACCCCTCACACCCTGCCTGCCCGTCTCTCCCTCACATGCTCGTGTTGCCCCTATGTCTTGTGCTCGTATcattcctctctctgtctctctttcagcTACGATGAAGCAGGTGGCCCGCACGGTGGCGAAGGTGGAGCTGTCTGACCACGTGTGTGACGTGGTGTTCGCCCTGTTCGACTGTGACGGTGAGTCCTGTAGTGAGCGGGATGCGGTCGCTCTGATGTGCAGTGCCGTCCCTGCGCCGCCGCTCTGTGTGGTCCGAGCTGGGTGGCTTTGGGGGATTAGTGGAGCTCAGTGGACTAATTCAGCAGCATTTAAAGATCAAAGGGCTGTTAATCCGGGCCTGAGCGGCACGGCGGTTGCCCGGCACGGCTGTGCATGCTGCCGGTGACGCTGTGTCTCTGAAACGTGTCCTCTCTCCATGTCCCTCCTCCAGGGAACGGGGAGCTGAGCAACAAGGAGTTCATCTCCATCATGAAGCAGCGGCTGATGCGCGGCCTGGAGAAGCCCAAGGACATGGGCTTCACACGGCTGGTGCGCGCCATGTGGAAGTGCGCCCAGGACACGGCCTGGGACTTCACCAGCAACATCCACAAGCAGTAGGGCGGGAGTGGGGATTGGTCAAGAGCCTCCCAATCGCTCAACCGATCAGACCGCCAGAGGCCCGATCAGGCGGGACGGGACCCCCAGGTCTCTGTGCAGAACCCTGTCGCTGTCCGTCCCGTCCCCTCACACGGGGGGATCTGCTCACTGCAGTCCCGCTCTGATTGTGCTCTGGACCCCCTCTCGGCTCCGCACCGCCAACATCAACACCAAATGCCTGATTGTTGTTtcgtacatacatatatatatatatatatgtatctcctgtaatttaaaatgcactattaaaataaatcatttgaaaTGGCGTCCAGCTGTGATTCTGCACTGCGTTGTGCGCCTCTCCTCTCGGCCTGGCTGCGCTGCTGTCGTCGGCTGGTGTCTCGTGGTCGAGCGAACGTGCTCCCCATGTtacccttaattgaagtgagCTGATTACATTTGACTATATAAGTTATAACTGATAATAAGGTTccttaataatttccttatacaattctatacttcacttaaaacccctactgttaaaaataatgaaaagggaatgattagttcaattaaggtttcaattaagtaattggttTGAACAAAAGCCAGCAGGGTAGGTTTGACGACCAGGGGCTGCAGGCAGTCTGTAGTACAGGGTTAGCTGCAGCCTAGGACATCTGTTCCTCATCTCTCTATTAAAAATACGTGCCTGTTTGTGCGGGAGGGTGGTATGTATTTCGGGGCGCCGGTTCACCCTGCGGTCCTCGGGGGGGCGGGACTGCCGGCTGTCTGAGCGCTTATTGAGGAGACGGGCGCAAGGGTGTGGGAGCTGATGTGAttagcacagtgtgtgtgtatatacagtaaccTGTAGACTGCAGATATGTGAGTGAGTTTGGCTGCTCGCGGGGGGGGGTTGTATTCTGCCGGTCTGTGCCGCCCTGATGCCCCGATGCTGTTTATGGATTCTGGGCACTTCCCCGGGTCGTACCAGCGGAGCCAGAGCGTAACTGGGCCAGAGGAGCCGGCGAGGATCAGCCCACACTGTCAGCACTTCAGTAGAGCCTGGAGGTCCTGCACTGgagtgcacacacacagcctcgctttctctctcacacacacacagcctcgctttctctcacacacacacagcctcgctttctctctcacacacacacaacacacagcctcgctttctctctcacacacacacacacacacagcctcgctttctctctcacacacacacagcctcgctttctctctcacacacacagcctcgctttctctctcacacacacagcctcgctttctctctcacacacacacagcctcgctttctctcacacacacaacacacagcctcgctttctctctcacacacacacacacagcctcgctttctctctcacacacacaccctcgctttctctcacacacacacagcctcgctttctctctcacacacacacacaacacacagcctcgctttctctctcacacacacacagcctcgctttctctctcacacacacacacacagcctcgctttctctctctcacacacacacagcctcgctttctctcacacacacacacaacacacagcctcgctttctctcacacacacacacacagcctcgctttctctctcacacacacacagcctcgctttctctctcacacacacacacagcctcgctttctctctcacaaacacacacacacacagcctcgctttctctctctcacacactcgcacagcctcgctttctctctcacacacacagcctcgctttctctctcacacacacagcctcgctttctctctctctcacacactcgcacagcctcgctttctctctctcacacacacacagcctcgctttctctctctcacacacacacagccttgctttctctctctcgctctctctcacacacacagcctcgctttctctctcacacacacagcctcgctttctctctcacacacacacagcctcgctttctctcacacacaacacacagcctcgctttctctctcacacacacagcctcgctttctctctcacacacacacagcctcgctttctctctcacacacacagcctcgctttctctctcacacacacacagcctcgctttctctcacacacacaacacacagcctcgctttctctctcacacacacacacacagcctcgctttctctcacacacacacagcctcgctttctctctcacacacacacacacagcctcgctttctctctctcacacacacacagcctcgctttctctcacacacacacacaacacacacagcctcgctttctctcacacacacacacaacacacacagcctcgctttctctcacacacacaacacacagcctcgctttctctctcacacacacacacacagcctcgctttctctcacacacacacagcctcgctttctctctcacacacacacagcctcgctttctctctcacacacacacacacacagcctcgctttctctctcacaaacacacacacacacagcctcgctttctctctctcacacactcgcacagcctcgctttctctctcacacacacagcctcgctttctctctcacacacacagcctcgctttctctctctctctctcacacactcgcacagcctcgctttctctctctcacacacacacagcctcgctttctctctctcacacacacacagcctcgctttctctctctcacacacacacagcctcgctttctctctcacacacacacagcctcgctttctctctcacacacacagcctcgctttctctctcac
This region includes:
- the micu1 gene encoding calcium uptake protein 1, mitochondrial; its protein translation is MFRWRLLPAAAVGLAMLSRRQHGFSAAGPSRRRVMMATVAGATGAAISAGLLWKRAYAEAASSVKHDFHAEAREEAGKGDGSEEEEEQAVESGGEEGELLEARKKKQRLGFRDRKVMEYENRIRAYSTPDKIFRYFATLKIVGEHGDAEVYMTPQDFVRSITPNEKQPENLGLDQFLVKRYDGKKLSQERERFADEDSIFYKLGECGLISFSDYIFLTTVLSTPQRNFEIAFKMFDLNGDGEVDMEEFEQVQSIIRSQTSMGMRHRDRSTTGNTLKTGFSSALTTYFFGADLKGKLTIQSFLEFQRKLQHDVLKLEFERNDPTEGHITERQFGSMLLAYSGVQSRKLTHMLKNLKKQFKDGPGITFEEVENFFTFLKNVNDVDTALSFYHMAGASIDKATMKQVARTVAKVELSDHVCDVVFALFDCDGNGELSNKEFISIMKQRLMRGLEKPKDMGFTRLVRAMWKCAQDTAWDFTSNIHKQ